The nucleotide sequence ttgacgaatttagagaggttacgttaaataacgtgctatatatcccctcgtttggaataaatatcgttagtgggctaatacactacaatacagggggcgtattattaaaaaataccctgtacgatcgggatcgcaaggcgtggggacgcctaaataccgccaaaaattcgttctgtttggaggtaaaagggtgcgatatccttattcgaaatactacatctacggtttcgaattacgcctgtgtaattggtgaatatagcaccgcctctagcctaaccttacagggggttacaaagggctacgcagccccgttggaggtaaaactaaataatatagtccctgaagaccaagacgactataaaatctacaccgattcggaaccgggagaaaatacggtaacggaagtgttaaatcccaaacaaaataaggatataaccgtagatttacctgtaatgcagaaatttagtgcaaaaacccctgaaaatccacgtgagattgggccccgtaggcccggtaagccgctagatgacccttttaagcagcctaattcaaaaggggctaataccgaaaaagagggggtttcccacacaagaaatccgttgttagaacctcctttagtaccggaattagtgcaggcccctgtaaattacctccctttaagcctaaatcgaactaccgatggttgggtaacagctgaaggagacggaattacaggcgattgtgacgaaatccaggcccaaaaagccctgttatggcacaggcgcttagggcatatagggttgttattgcttaaaaagaccgctaaaaacgcagacggtctacctaatttcgacaaaattagggctattacctgcattacttgcattaaagccacctctgttaggcgtacaaataaaggggcactccctacaccccctaatatcctcgattccatagagggtgatacagtaacccttaaacctaaccctcacaataaaaaacccgtatttttgttattagtggatcgaaaatcacgttttcggtggtcgatctcactacggaataaagccggacctacggttttagtggctattaaaggcttttttaaggttttaaaagctacgtacgggcgctaccccactaaatttcattttgatggggggcacgaggtaaatacagagcttcaagattggtttgcaagtaaaggtgttaattttagcacctccaacccctacaaccatggccaaaacgggctaacggaacggtccgttagggttattttggataggctaaggtctaccattttagcggcaggtctaccactatatttatggtgttatttactgtcagccgtggttgatttagttaaccgtacagcggtaactaacagggagttaacaccctacgaggaattttattccgaatttcaacctggattaccacacaggcctaatttaggccattatcgggttattggtaccgtatgccaggctattataccgctggaaaaacgccaaaaatccaacaaattggctccccgaacggaaacagtaaggcttttagcccatttatccaattctacagcgttggtttacgcccccgccagacgggccgtatataaaacctctaccgtaaaaattttagagggtatacccgctgaaaatttggctattccaggggaaacgctacagatttcagagggggaaaatccagatttagagggggattctaattctgaacctgaagacgaaatctacagcgccaaaactttggatccagtggataataatcccctacctcccgcaattacagttcctccctggcctgtacagtctactgttcgccccccagagcttataacggtagcggtgcctaattcagcacctaaaataacggaagttccggtgttttcggcacctaaaatacagaatatggagttaaattcgcagttcgaaaacccagatcctatggatatcgattacgtgcattatctttgttatcaaacccaaaagaaaacaaagaaaaagcccactaaagacggcgaaccaaatagctaccaacaggccctaaaaagccctgaaagtgctaaatggttagcagctttagcgtctgaattcgaccagatcgttactgcaaaaaccttccgttttatccctaaaattaaaatgcatacaggccgtagactaatctctacccggccggtgtttaaattaaaaaaggatgaaaataataagcctataaagtataaagccaggcttgttgttagggggtttttacaggtcgaaggcctagattatatcgagacttttgctagcactagtataccgcccacctggcgtatattattggctatagctaatgcacaaaattgggaaatagaacaaatcgattttatcggtgcgtttttaaatagtgaccttaccgacgtagatatttatttgcaaattccagagggttttagcgattgggctagatcttgcagccctactaccgctaaaattttagtgcaaatgggctataatccaaaggaaatgcaagttatactgttggaaaaggcgctatacggtctgaaacagggcccaagagaatggcaaacaaagctaaaaagcctactttttacagaaggttttaagccgctaatctctgatccagctgtcttttataatgctaaatccaagcatttcattgttacttttgttgacgattgcctgctaataggtcctaaattgcaatatattcaggatttaaaagcccgttttaacaaaatatacgcattggaagacaggggccctgcagcctattttctaggcgttcagattataagggacaggcctaaccgcctgctttggctccatcaaagtcagtatatagaggaagcattagcaacgttcggattagctgattgcaaacctatttctgttcccttacagccgggtgtgctaaaatatagtgggggcaaacccgtaaatgcgctagaaatcaaattgttacagcgtattatcggcaccctaatgtatttaatgctattaacgcgcccggacatcggttttgcggttcaatggttatctcgttttttaacgaaagccactacaatccacttaacggcagctaaaaacctacttcgctacttagcaggtactaaatccctagcaatctgctacggaaatagggtaattaaagctaatttaccacctaactctttgattgggggttttaaaggcctaaaattacttggttttagtgacagcgattttgccggggctagggaagattcaaaatccacttacggatatttgtataccctatctgggggccctataacgtggaagtgcaaaaaggctagtactatagctttaagcaccccagaagccgaaaccgacgccttagcggaagccctgcgtgaagcacagtggcttaaaagcctatttacagagattggactacctgtaaaaggccctattgcaatatttggagataatacaggctctatagctaacgcacacaaccctacgcaccaccaacgtactaaacatacgttattaaaatttcactacgtaagggagttagttacggaaggattagtgaccctaaaatacctggaatccaaacaaatgcccgctgacggcctNNNNNNNNNNNNNNNNNNNNNNNNNNNNNNNNNNNNNNNNNNNNNNNNNNNNNNNNNNNNNNNNNNNNNNNNNNNNNNNNNNNNNNNNNNNNNNNNNNNNATTATTTTATTAATAATTATTCAAAATTTTATATACGGGTACTTTTACAGTTAATAAAAGAGTAATTTATTTTAGTTTATAAGcaaatatataaataaataaattatATATATAACCGCGTAAttttataatatataaaaaGATTTTTAACCGATTTTAACAAATATATAAATaattaaaaaataaaaattaaattaccgtttaatttattatattattTTTACCGATCGCAGCAATAATATAATTTCTACTAATAATTTTTATtactatttttaattttatttttaattttatttttaattttatttttaattttatttttaattttatttttaattttatttttaattttatttttaattttatttttaattttatttttaattttatttttaattttatttttaattttatttttaattttatttttaattttatttttaattttatttttaattttatttttaattttatttttaattttatttttaattttatttttaattttatttttaattttatttttaattttatttttaattttatttttaattttatttttaattttatttttaattttatttttaattttatttttaattttatttttaattttcttttctttttttttaatttcagggttttatttttccgtttgggtttattttttataataaaataacTAGCAAATaaatttaaaataaaataaagcgCGAATTAAAACCCTAACCGTAATTGGATTTAATTCGCCAAATAAATTAATAATTTAATAATTATATAGGAACTAACGTTATATACCCCCTATTCGGCACCCCCCTGTTTGGCACCCCCCtattcggcacccaaaaataataatatttttaattttattttccaacttttattataaatatttcgataaatttttcacttttggatttatttttttctaatttaattttttattttctaataaaataATATATTAAAAATAACTTATATTTGCAACTAATAACATTAATAATAAAAGTTTAATTATAAAAACctccggaaaagaaaaaatattTAAATTTATATTTTAAAATCGATTTAAAAGTTTttaaccttataaaaaaatataaaaactTTTTTAAATAAATTTTATAAAATAGGAAAAATATTTGGCTAATTGGGTATTTACCcaaataattttaaaagtTTCGCCAACGTATTAaaaattatatttttttaCCGAACGAATTTTTCAAACCGCCGGAAAAATAATTCTTTTTGGAAAACGTTAGATAACCCGTTTTTATttgtttggaaaacccctaaaacgacccgaaaTGTCCGATTTTAATTATAGAAATCTTCCTAATTTAATAAAACTAATATTATCTTACGTTTTTTATTTGGAAAAATCCAAAGAAAAAGTTTTAAATTGAAAATACCTTTTTAATTAACGtttaataaaaaataaatttaTTAGAAGTACAATTGGAAATAGTACGGCCAGttaaaaaagaaagggtaattccggatccaaacgatttcttggtaaaaaaacaaaatattattaaattgcaggaaaataatattaaAGATTTGGAACTTTTAACTtatagaaaaaaaattaataaaccggaaaatttaaaaaataattgtatttttatatattaacggttttatatttaaattaatttataaaagtaggcatttcgttgttagatttccagggtgccgaacagggggtacgcaacgttaacaCCCGAAAAAGGACCAACCCAATATATATTCCGATAGGgaagttttgttttttttctttcttttttacggttttatttttccctctggttttatttttatttgtaCGACAAAATACCTAGCAAACAagtttaaaataaaataaagcgCGAAATAAAACCCAAACTCTCTCTCCCCTAGGGGTTAATAAAAGCTGGGGAAAGAAGTTTAATATCGACATCTGGAAAATTTTGCGCCACTATTTTAAAGTCCTTGGTTACAGGCACCCAATTGCTTCCATAACTCAAGCCGGTCTGGATGCCTCCGGATTGTGCAGCTACGTAACGGAGAAGGTTGCCTGCCAGCGCAACCAGCGAGCAAAACCGGTACGAACGAGCGACCATTTTTGCCGACTTGGAGGTTGCAGATagaaaaaaggcaaagagGCAAAAAGGCAAACTATATTCTGAAAATAAGCTCAGCACCTAACCACAGTCGTCTGTCTAAATATTAAAAGAGATGGATAATATTTTGGCACATTTCGAAACTTGCAAAGCTCCCGAAACAAAAGGTCGATATCGACCTTCACCGCACAAAACCAGCAAAAGCAACAATTGCCAAAGTAAAAAAGTTTGCTATTAACAAACAGTAATAATCGATAAATATTTCAGAACTTCTCCGCGGGGGCGGGGGATAGCAACTCCTCTCAGGAGTTAAAAGTACGACGGCAACATGGTATGGAAGCAGACAGTGATAAATGGATTTGCTGGCTGTTTATTTGATAATATTTAAACCCTAAAGCCACCGCTAACCCCCAAGACTCTAACAAGCACCAAACAAACCCAACGCCATTTAAAACTAGActtaaacccccgtcgccgccgctaGCTTAAGAATCCCATCCACCACAGGCGTGACATCGGCCGGCTTGAGCGGCACCCGGTGGTCGCCGGCCCACTCCAGCAGCCGCGCCGTGCTGGGCTCGCAATAATCGTGCAGCAGCACCTTGTGATACTTGAGGTCCGGGTCAAATCTGCCGTGCACATGCAACGTCGGCACCCTGAGCACGTGGTGGCCTTTTGCGGCCTCGGCCTGATCCAGTTTCTGCAGAGGTGGGGCGAGCAGCTCCGCCCTCGGCCTCGCGAGAAGCACTGATGGGCAGGTCTCCGGGTCTAGGCACACGGTCGGTCCGCGGCCGGCCATAATTACTCCAAAACGCCACGCGTCGCCCGAGGcccgcggctgctgctgcctctgCTGCCGGTACAGCAGACTGGCGGCCAATTTGCCGCCCTGAGAAAAGCCGAGCAGGCCGACCCAGGGGCCCGTGGCGCCGGCGCGAGTGTCGCCCTGCATGGCGGCAGCGAGGGATGCGTCGATGGTGGCGACGACCTCGGCGTCCGAGTAGTGTTCCTTTTCGTCGGCGAGCCAGCGCTTAAACGGTCCGGAGTCTGCAAACACGGTACCGACGTCGGGTCCCGGGAGGCAGACAAAAGGGGCCTCGGCGAAAACCAGCCGAAAGTACGGCTGCAGACATGTCGAGAGGCGGCGGCACTGGACCTGGAAGATGCTGGCGTTGGTACCGCTTCCGTGAAGACAGAGGATGCGGGGTAGGTGGCGTGTATTTTCGTCGTATTCTAAAGACatggccctgccgttttcaaGGGTTGCAAGGGCCTTTGAATGGATcgtagtcgtatttagctGGCCTGGTATAAATATGGAAATTCGACTTTCCTGCACACTACCAGCCTTGGTGGAATGTAGAGCGTGGTACCGTTAATGCCGATATGTCGACTACAGATGATTCTAGCCAGCACTGTAGATCAAGTGAAGATTTCATGAGTCGCCATTAATCAGCTCCCCACCGTGCGGGATACATATCGGCAAGAAACGTGTCCGATAACTTAAAATCTCGGGCATGCCGACGCCGAATAGTTTGGAGCCGCATAGCACGTACATTGGACTAATCTAGTCTAGTAGGTATTTACGACAGTAATTAAATATGTTGACACGGAGGCAAGTTTCCAAGGTACTTGTTTGAACAAGAACCTTTTACTGCATAAGGAACCGGGGATGATCAAGTTTCTATCGAATCTTTCGTGATTCCTTTTAATTCCAAAGTTATTTCGAGCTTTAACTCACTGTCACGAATACTGTCCCGCTAATATGGGTAAGTCCACCATTCCTCATCTAAACAGAGCCATAATTATGGACATGGCAAACTGCTCCATGAAGGCAGTGGTCCAATCGGCGCTCCCAAGCGCATTTCGCTCAACCATCCGGATCTATGCATGTTTAACACACAATACAAAAGCCGCGAGCAACAGTTTGGCTGCATGGAGAGCGTCGATGTGATGCTACAGCAGCTATCCTTGGGCTTTGGATTCCTCGGGCGCAAATGCTGCGATTGCTGTTAAACGGCAGACCGCAGCACTCCTAAATTGCTCCGGCTCGCCTTCGCGGTGAAACGCTGGGCTCGAAATCCAGCAAGGTATTTCTTACCGAGCATTCCAACCGGGAATGTCCCCGAGTAGTGGTGGGAAGATGACTCGGGGCCTCCTTAGGTTCTCCGCTTACTCGGCAAGCCCGATCTCGAGTCACTCCAATGATATCGAAGCTAACATCAACCGCGACTGCCGCGCAATAACTTGTCATAGTCCCAGCTGACAATACATGTTAATTACAACTTTGAGGGAAGGAATTAACTTGGTGGAGTTGTACGGTCTCGAGTTGAGCTCCAAGATAAATAGCCTTAAAATATTAACTGAGATCGTCCGAATATTTGTTTACAAGAATTAAATTGACTGTTGATTTATACTATGCAGGAGCCACAGGCTCACAGTCTTTGCCTCGTACTTGTATAGAATGGAAAGCAAAGTACAGCCCTAATGAGCGAAAGAGATATAAAGCCCGCAAGGCCCATGGCAGGCAAAATTACATAAGCCCTCTGTTAAATAGATTATTCTAACTAGTGATTAGTTAAAATACTGTGGTGGTAAGGGTAAAAGTCCCCCCATTATACAGTGACTTTATAATATGGGTTCTGTAAGTGTTGCTAACTATGGTGAAAATTTAAATAGAAAAGAAGTTAAATTAATAAAAGCCGACGTATATATATACAATTACAACCTTTTTCGGAGGTTTTGTTCCGCTTAACACAGTAGCAAAATAAAATGCTCTAGTAAATTATTCCGAAGATAATGTCAAGAGATTCTTCTAGTAATTTCGTATTTTATACCTTTTTCCCAGGGAAGTAAATCGCCAATATATTTAATTTCAAATATATAATAGTTATATTAACAATATTTATATGCTGGTGGACAAGTTATAAAGAGGCAAGCCTTCACCTCTTTGTTAACTGGTTGGCTTCTTTCCACATCGCAAACATCCTCTCTGCCCAAACCTATTTGAAAACGTTCGTCTTTTCAATTTATTTACATCGTTTGCTTTTATTCTTTTCGAGGACTCCATTTACCTCGTTTAACCAACACAATGCACTTTAAAACAATCGTCAACTGCGTTTTTATCGGCGCTGTTCTTAGTGCCGCAACCCCTTCGACCGACGATTCGGTTACCCACGCTTTGGAACGCCGCGACGATGATTGCTATCAGAAATGCCTGTCGGCTATGGCCAGCCGTTATTCTCCTGATGGATTGGCACGCTATTGCGCATCATTTTGCGCTGCATTGGGGCTTTGGCCTTATTAAAACGGTCGCTGTGGGAATAAAAGTTTATACGTTCGATTCGCCGATTGAGCGTTAGTTTACGTGCAGTGCTGCACGTAACCACCACGTGACTACGCTGAACTAAATTACGGGTATAAGACGGAAGGGTGTTCAAAGGCTCAACTTTAGATAGTCTTGTAAAATATTCGCAATAACACTTCTTTTACCCGCACAAACGTTTTGTTAATCGATTATTTACCGGGAATTAGGGGGCCTCAACCAGGTCCGGAGGCAATAAAGAAGCCTGCGACTAAACCAGCTGCTGAACCAGTTTCTAGGCCCGTTGTGAAGTTTGTTGCTAGGTCCACTTTAAGGACATACGCAAAACAAGTCGCCGTCCCTACACATTAATACTGCAAAGCTTTCATTCCCGACTCTTCCTAAATTTATGGTGTTTATACCCCGATCGAAATGCAGGTTTAAGCTCAGTGGCGGCAAGCGCCAGACCTATAGCACCTCGGGCTTTTTATCTCGGGAAACTTCCATGGAAATTTGAAAGCATAGAGGAGAAGACAATTAGGGATAAAATTCCATATATATAAATTGGGCTGGACTATCAAACCGCCACTATTGGCTATCCAGCAACCAACTCCTATAAGTCCTATATATTTCCACCTTTAAGTCCACCCAGTAATAACACCCCGCAAATAAGTACGTTTTGGGACTTATCTCCAACCAAATTTCACCCAAGTTAATCCCAGTCCGTATTTTATTTGTAAATTAAATTTTGCCACGAAACGTTGAAAATCTTTACCACCGCTATTTCCCCCCACCCCCAGCAACGGCCGGCCGTTGTATAAAGTTATCCACAATTCCCCaacataacgttgcgtaccccctgttcggcaccccccctgttcggcacccaaaaataacaacacttttatttttatcctccaacttctattataaatatctcgatgaatctgtcacttttggatttacttttttctgattttaattctccattttccaatgaagcaatatactgaaaaacagcttatatctgcaattaacgacgtcaataatggcaatccaattgcaaaaacctcccgaaaatggggaatacctaggtctacacttcaaagtcgacttaaaggttctcaaccttataaaaaagcacaaagcccttttcaaaggctttccacggaacaggaaaagcatttggctgattgggtacttacccaaacagctttagggcttccgccaacgcatcaagaattacgcttttttgccgaacgaattcttcaagccgccggagagacaaaaggccttggaaaacgttggataactcgttttttggctcgttatccaatccttaaaacccaaaggccccgtcgaatagataacgcccgggttaatggcgctactacggaggtaattaaatcttggtggctttatattacgaacccggttattaacgctattaaaccggaaaaccgttggaatatggacgaaaccggtataatggaaggcaaaggatctaatggcctagtattagggcttaacgggatccggccgttgcaacgaaaagagcccggaacgcgtggttggacgactataatcgaatgtatatcggctacgggcgttgccctccctcccctcgttatatttaagggaaaaaacgtacaacaacaatggtttcccacggatttaagccctttcgataattggcaatttcatgcaaccgaaaacgggtggacaaataaccaaacggctatcgaatggttaaaaaaggtgtttattccgtatacccaacctttaacccctgaaaagcggttattagttttggatggccatggatcacatataacggacgaatttatgcttctttgcttgcaaaataatattcaactcctatatttacccccccattcgtcacacgttcttcaaccattggatctatcggtttttgggccgttaaaagaagcttatcgacgtcaacttggatttgttagccaattttgctgtttaacagttattggaaaacgaaatttcctactttgttatcgaaaagccagattaaaagcatttatagcaaaaaccattcaatctggttggcgtacaacggggttatggccggtaaacttggttaaaccacttttaagcccttttttgttagaaaatagcaacgccaacgttataaaagataaaaacaacggtttgcaaagggataaaacaccggaaagcccagcccaaaaaattaacgacccgtctttacttatttggaaaacccctaaaacgacccgagatatccgacttcaactgcaaaaactttcccaatccaacaaaaccaacgctacttcacgtcttttatttgcaaaagtccaaaaaagcttcgaagccaaagatacccttttggctagcgcccagcaaaaaatcagcttattggaagcacaactggaggcaatacggccggttaaaaggaggagggtggttccggatccaaacgagcttttggttaacaaacagaacattattggattgcaggaaaatgatatagaaaatttggaacctttagctgatgaagaagaggttaatgaaccggagaagcgtgaaaacgattgtatttttgtccgttgataattttatatttaaatcagtttataaaagtaggcatttcgttgttagattttcagggtgccgaacagggggggggtgccgaacagggggtacgcaacgttaacgCATAACGCATAACAAACAAGGTATTTTCTTAACCTGTTTTTCACGTTTAATACCATGGCCAAGTAATGCCCTGTGTAGGCAAAGGTTTACAAAACTTAATATGATTTTCCATACGCTAACGGGTTCGattttataatttatattCGTCACTATTATTTGTTGTTATTCCCTACGTTTATTTGGTTGAAAATCCCATGAAGAATACCCAGTGCAGACATTTGCTATGTGGATTTGCGAATGCAAAGAGTTGTTTACTGGATAACCAAAAGTGGCGGTTTGATAGTGCAGCCCTATATATTCTTTCTAGGTTTTCGCCGATAAAATAATCCTTATACTAAAGAGAAAGCTGCCTATTTCTAATATGTATTATAAGCGCTACAGACGCTTGGGCATTTCTATAGATTAAATATCAACTTTTAATAATCTCCCCAGTTTCTTATTCGGGGTTTGTCAAACATTATCTCGGGATTTTGCTGCTCTTCTGAAACCCGACTGTTTTCGTCCTCCTAGGAGCTGGATCTTCGGGGAGTATTTATAGTGGGTCGGAGACTGTTAGGTCAAGATATTTGATGGAAGAGGGGAAACAAACTTTACAAGGACCTAGCACAATCTTAATTTAGCAGTGCCCTTGCTATCACAAGAAACAATTGCGTCGCAGCTTACCTCGGAGTGACCCACTGCTCCTTTGGTAAAACTTCATCAAGTTTCACCAAAAACCTTCTTCAATTGATACCAAGAGCCCCAAACAGGTAGCAGACCGTCATCTCTGGACCGGCAGGCCAAGATAAAAGGAGCTCGTCCCCAACTACAGCTCTCCCACCAAGCCTAGGTATCATTATCCGTTTCTACAACTCCTTGCCAAGGTCGAGGTATTTAAAATTCTACATTCAACTTACGCCATCATTCAATTCGAAGTGCGCTTCTCCAACATTATCGCCACTGCCATTCTGGCCACCAGCACTCTCGCAATTTCAGCGCCAGAGCGTGAGTAATAACCTAGACAAAGCTGACCGCCGGGTCAAAGTCAAATTCTTGGGGCTAATATAGTTTTTGAGATACAGCGATTGCAGAGGCTGCCGAACTTTCAAGACGCGCATGCGATCTAGATGCAAAAAGGCTATGCGTAGACAAATGCAAAAAAGGACCAGCTGATCAACTCAACAATTGTCACAACGCCTGCACAGTATCTTCAGGCTGTGTAAACGGTGGGAAGAGACAGAGAAGAGTTAAAAGGGGTTCAATTGATGCTTAGGCTGTGGACCTGGGAACTGTGGTACTAGTTACAACTATCGATAGAGTCGAATATCATTACAACTTTGGATCGCTGATTGATTGTTACCCACCCACCTACAAATGACTTGTACGACGGCAGCAGTCAACTGCAAGCTTGCTTACACCATCGGCAGCGTTGAGCACACCCTCCCCGTTGGCCTTGACTTGGCTGGGTGTGCTCGCAAAGCTGGGGGGAACATCCATGACGGGATTGTTGAGAAAGAAGTTTCTAGGCTTGAGCAGCAGCGTGATGGGCTCGACGGGCATGACTGGAAAATCCTCGGGGGCTGGGAAATGCACGACGCCGAACGTGTGCCACAGCACCACATCCGTGTTTTCGACCGACTGGCTGCCGTCACCCGCCCACTCGGTGAGCCCAAGTGACGGCTCACCCGATGTCTGAGGCACGTGGCGACCGGCTGCCCAGAGTTGGTCGTCGGCGTCTTGAAGGGGGTGGGGGGGATGCATCGTCAGAATGTGGGAATCAATAAAAGTCGAGGGTTCTCTTTTTGGGTGGCTTACATTTTGTCACGCATACAGCATGTCTTGCGAACCCTGCTCTTTTCCAAACCAGAGATCCCTCCTTGGGCAACAGGCCAGGCACCTCTCGGCTGATGAGCTTATAAGAGGCAGGCTTGCCGCTGTACGGGTGGGGACGGTTGGTGTTGCAAATCTCCCAGGTCCGGCTCGTGGCGCCATTGTAATCCGTCCTCGACTCGCCCGTCGTCCGAAGCTTTGTGCGCTTGGCGTAGAAGCCGTTGCCGTAGAAGTTCTCAGCACTACCCACGG is from Pyricularia oryzae 70-15 chromosome 2, whole genome shotgun sequence and encodes:
- a CDS encoding citrinin biosynthesis oxydoreductase CtnB, producing MPEILMLARIICSRHIGINGTTLYIPPRLVVQCRRLSTCLQPYFRLVFAEAPFVCLPGPDVGTVFADSGPFKRWLADEKEHYSDAEVVATIDASLAAAMQGDTRAGATGPWVGLLGFSQGGKLAASLLYRQQRQQQPRASGDAWRFGVIMAGRGPTVCLDPETCPSVLLARPRAELLAPPLQKLDQAEAAKGHHVLRVPTLHVHGRFDPDLKYHKVLLHDYCEPSTARLLEWAGDHRVPLKPADVTPVVDGILKLAAATGV